Genomic window (Melioribacteraceae bacterium):
CATTTCTTCACGCGGGTCTATCTGCCGGTGCGGTAATTGCGGGTTTAAGCGTTAACGCGGGGTATGGTCCAATAATTCTTATAAAAGAAGCGCCTGTAAAAATTTGGATTAAAATTATTTCTGTGATAATAATGGTTTCAATTGGGTGGGGATTGGTAATCAATTACTTTTTCTAATTCATCCACCCAGACTGGTAAAATTATTATTTATCCATCCATTCTTTAAACGCGGTTGAACGTTCAACACTAACAAGCGCATCAATGTCTTTGGGTTCATTTGGAATCAGTTCTATCTTAATTCTAGAGCGTGAAAAGGGAATCATACTTTTTATTGACTTGAAGCTAATTATCATTTTTCTGTTTATCCGAAAAAAGTTTTCGGGATCTAAAATTTCTTGAAGTTTGTCAAGTGTGTAATCAACCGGAAAAGTATTTCCCGAAAATGATGTTAGAAAAACATTTTTGTCCATAGCGTAAAAATAAGCGATTTCGTCAGTTTCTACTTTTCGAATCTTTTGTCCGTATTGAATTAAAAACCTTTTTTTATAATTGATTTCTTTGTTTTGGATACTTTTAATTAAATATTCAAAATCGATCAAGCGGGAGGTTTTAGTATTTTTGAATTTGTTTATACTTTCTCTTAAATCTTCTAATTTAATTGGCTTTAAGAGATAATCGATACTATTGAGTTTGAATGCTTTAATGGCGTACTGATCATAAGCTGTTGTAAAAATAATGGGGACATCAATATCAATTTGCTCAAAGATAGCAAAGCTCAGCCCATCCTCAAGCTGAATATCGAGAAATATTAGATCGGGCCTGTTCACTTTTAACCACTCAACTGATTTCTCAACAGAACGAAGTTTAGTAGAAATCTTGATTGAAGAATCAACCTCATGAATTAATTCTTCTAATCTTTCCGC
Coding sequences:
- a CDS encoding response regulator transcription factor; amino-acid sequence: MNAIIIEDEKLAAERLEELIHEVDSSIKISTKLRSVEKSVEWLKVNRPDLIFLDIQLEDGLSFAIFEQIDIDVPIIFTTAYDQYAIKAFKLNSIDYLLKPIKLEDLRESINKFKNTKTSRLIDFEYLIKSIQNKEINYKKRFLIQYGQKIRKVETDEIAYFYAMDKNVFLTSFSGNTFPVDYTLDKLQEILDPENFFRINRKMIISFKSIKSMIPFSRSRIKIELIPNEPKDIDALVSVERSTAFKEWMDK